The DNA region TCCGGGAATCTTGTCGGCCAGTTTTAACAGGTTTTCTTTCGTTGCTTCCGAATGCGTTAGATTTAATGTGGGATTTTTCATGCTTTAAGATTAGCACGAAAAGCCCACTATGTCACTTTATTTAAGACGTTTGTATTAGTAGCCCGGGGAATCCCCCTATTCTATTTTGCAATCCTCACAGTGAATCAAGGAATTTACACATGAGAAGGGCATTTCTTCCGTTCTTATTATGTATTTGTGCATGCATTGACTGTAAGCCTGCAAAATCAGAAGACGGAGATGAAAAAGAGGAGCACACGGCTCAAGAACCATCCACGGAATTCTTGTCCAAAACCTATAAGGATATAAAGAGAGTAAAGATCGGAAATAAATATGGGTTTGTTAATGAGAAAGGCGAAACTGTTATTGAGCCGAAGTTCGGTTGGGTTTCATTATTTTACGATGGTCTTGCGAAAGCATGTGTTGATTGCAAAGTGGTTGAGATACAAGTCAAGGGCCGACAGCGCTGGCAGGATTTTAAAGTGGAGTCGGCGCCAGGAGCATGGGGGTATATAGATAGGAGTGGTAAATTTGTAATACCACCGAAGTTCGATTCGATACGCTATTTCTCGGATGGATTCGCTGCAGTAAAAATTGGTGACAAGTGGGGATTTATAGACAAAAGCGGGAGTTTTATCGTCAAACCGAAGTTCGATGATGCACGCCTTTTTTTTAGGGGATTCGCTATAGTAAAAATTGGTGACAAAAAGGGTTTTATAAACGAAAGCGGGGATTCCATTGTTAAGCCACAATTCGATGATGCACGCTTTTTTTCAGAGGGATTCGCTGCGGTGAAACTTGGTGACAAATGGGGCTTCGTAGACAAGAGCGGTAATTGCATTGTTAAACCACAATATGACTACTGCAGGCATTTTTCTGAAGGGATGGCGGCAGTCCGTATAGGGAAAGCGGGAAGCTTACGAGTGGGAAATGACAGATGGGGATATATTGATAGAACCGGACAATGTGTAATTAAGCCCCAATTTAAAGAGGCCGGATTCTTCTCTACAGGCTTGGCCCCGGTATTTTGCGTCGGCAAATATAAGTGGGGTTATATTGATAAACAGGGGAAGGTAATTATTGAGCCTCGATTTGATAGGGCGGACATCTTTGTACCGAAGACAGGTTACGCGCGCGTAAAAATTGACGGGAGGTATTGGTACATTGATAAAAAGGGAAGTCTTATTAAAGAGGCAGAACCGCCGCGCAGACAATGCCAGCTTAAACTTTAGATATATTTTGAGTCAAGCGTTTTAATTGTTTGCGCGAAGCCTGTCAGTATATTTTCAATAATCTCCTTTGCAGGAGCTTTCTTCTTAATCAATCCGGCAACCTGGCCCATCATGACCGATCCCTCGCGCACGTTGCCTTCCTGGGCGGCTTCCCGCAGCTTGCCGGCGGCCAAAAGCTCGATCTCTGTCCAGGGGACTCCCTCATCCTCCATCTTCCTGAGCTGTCGCGTGAGCTTGTTGCGGAGCGCCCGCACCGGCTTACCGATGGAGATGCCCGTGACCGCGGTGGAGCGGTCCTCCGCGTTGAGCACCGCCTGCTTGTAGTTTTCGTGCACGCCGCATTCATCGGCGACGATCAGGGCGGTGCCGATCTGGATACCCTCCGCGCCGAGGGCGAATGCGGCGGCCATACCCCGGCCGTCGCCGATGCCGCCTGCGGCGATGACGGGGATGGTGACCGCGTCAACAACTTGAGGAATGAACGGCATGGTCGAGACGTTGCTGATATGCCCGCCCGCTTCCTGCCCCTCGGGGATCACGGCCTGAGCCCCTGCCTCTTCGGCGAGTGTGGCCATCAGGACTGAAGCGGCGAGCGGAAATACCTTGATCCCGCACCCCAGGAGCGCGGCGATGTGCTCTTGAAAGTTGGGGTCGGCTCCGAGGGTAACCAGATCGGGGCGGAGTGCGAGGGCGATATCCAGATGCGAAGAGAAATTGGGAGAGATGCCAACCAGGTTAACGCCGATGGGCTTCCGTGTAAGTTTTCTGGCATGTGTGATCTGCTCTCTCAGAAGATCGGGTGGGAGATTGCCCGCGGCGAGGATGCCCACGCCTCCGGCCTCTGAGACAGCCGCGCACAAGCTCGCGTCAGAAACCCATGTCATCCCACCGCCGATGATGGGATACTCTATCCCTAAGAGGCGGCAGAGCCGGTTCTCGCGAAAGAGCTCTCGGTAGTTCACGACAGCCTTTGCATCAGTAGATGCGCTTCTTTTCCTTCTTTTCGCGGCGCTTCTCTTTCAATGTCTTCTCAGGCTTCTTTTTGAGCTCGTGTTTAGCCTTATCCTGTGAACCCATTAGTAACCTCCTTTTTTGCCTGCCGCTTTCGGCTTCTTCTTGATTGCTTTTCTAATGACCAGATAGCCCCCGCTCGCGCCGGGAACAGCGCCCCTGATGAGGAGGAGATTCTTATCCTTGATCACCCTGGCCACCTGGAGGTTCTGAACGGTGCTCCGTGCGGCGCCGAGATGCCCCGGCATTCCGAGGCCCTTGAAGATTCTGCCGGGAAACGTATGCTGGCCGACTGAACCCCCGTGACGGAAACATTCGTGCGTGCCGTGTGAACCGGGGAAGCCGCTGAAATGGTGGCGCTTGATCACCCCCGCGAATCCTTTTCCTTTCGACGTGCCGCTGACATCGATGAAATCGCCCGCGTCGAAGATATCAGCCCCGATGACCTGGCCGGCGCTGAAGTTTTTGATCTCATCGGACGGCAGGCGTATCTCCCTGAGCAGCTTGAACGCCGCCGTCTTCGCCTTTGCGAAGTGCCCTTTCAGCGGTTTGGTGAATGACGCGGCCTTGCCCTCGTCGAAACCGAGCTGGATGGCGCTGTAGTTCGCCGTATCCCCTGTTTTTACCTGGACAACCGCGCATGGCCCGGCCTGTACGACGGTGACGGGAACAACCTTGCCATCATCGGTGAATATCTGGGTCATGCCAAGCTTTTTGCCCAGGAGGCCCATTGTATAATTTCTCATATCGTTCTCCATTGAAGCTGGTTATTATATAAAAATAATCGGGCACTGCAACTATATATTTGTGTGGCTCCCCTTTTACATGGCGATAAACCACCTATGGCCCCCTGTTGCGTAACCGTGGGATGCCCTCCGGTTGTGCGGAGGCGGGATCCTGGATTGCTACGGCCATTCTATGGTATCATAAAAAAGGAAAAAGCAAAAGGGGGAGTGCCGATGTGCCGCTCTATTGTCCTCCGCTGCGCGGCAGCGTATCTGTTCTGCGCGCGACCAATCCTCGATGCATCTGGCCCCATTTCAGCTCCTTCCGGCATGATGGTGCTGTATGGCGGCGCGGCAACAATTGCCAAAAATGAGGCGGGCCCGGGGGAGCTTCATCTGATCGATTTTTTCTCCCGCAGGCCTGAGAGGGGTAGGCATTCTGGTACGCACCCTCGGGGAGGGGGAGAGAGGGATCAGATCGGCGGGCAGATGTCTCCCGGCCGCGCGGGCGCCACGGAAAATCTTATTCAGCAGGGCACATCATCTCCCCGCCAGCATGATCAGTGCGCCGCATGGCAACAGGCTCCTCTCGATTCTGCCCGGGAGACGCAGGACGATGCCCTCGACGAGGCGAGGGCGCTCGAGGCAAAGGGATTGGACGAGGAGGCGTTGCTCATCGTGAGCAGTTTGATAGTAGACAACGATGAGTTCGTGGAGGCCTATCTTGAGCGGGCTAAAATTTACTTGAACAGGAATATGTTTGATCTCGCCGCAAGGGATTACCGGGAGGCGATATCGTGCAGTGCGAGTAGCGTCGAGGCCCACTACGGCCTCGGGATAACCTGTGAGAAGTGGGCGGAGAGATTGGAAGCGTCGGGAGATAGCCCGCGGGCGTATGAAAAATATCGCGAGGCAATCATCGAGTACAAAAAGACACTCTGGTATAGCCGTGGCTATGCCCCGGCCTACTACGGTCTGGGATGTGCGTACTCGAGGCTGGGTATGAGGGAAGACGCCCTCTACTATTTTAAAAGGGCGATGGAAAGCGCAGAACGCGGCTCAGACCTGGCGCGCCGGGCACGGCACAATGTGCAATTGCTGGGAGGATACTGAAAGAATCGATTGGGCGAAACGGCGACCCGGTGCGAGAGGAGAAAGAGATTCGCCGACTTGCTCCCTCGCCGTATTGCCCGTTCAGCTTTTTTTGCCCCTCGACTACATCCCCTTCTCGACGGTCCCAAGGCACGTATCGAGGGTCTTGAGGATAAAATCGACATCGCCGCCATCGATACAGAGGGGCGGCTTGATGCGGATGACGTTGCCGGCCATCGCCCCTTTCCCGACGAGCAGGCCCATGTCCTTGCAGAGATCCATGAGATGCAGCGTCTCCTTCGCCGCGGGTTCCTTTGTCGTGCGGTCTTTCACGAGCTCGATCCCGAGCATGAGCCCCATGCCGCGCACGTCGCCTATCATCGGATGCTTATCCTGGAGCTCCTTGAGCCCCCCCATGAGTGTATCGCCCATCACTTTCGCGTTGTGCGCATAGTTGTATTTCTCGAGAACCTCCAGGACTCCCAGCCCCTGCGTCATGGAAACGGGGTTCCCGCCGTAGGTATTGAAGTGCACCTTGCCGCGCATGGATTCGGCGATTTTTCTGGTGGTCGTCACGGCGCCCAGCGGCACGCCGTTGCCGATCCCTTTAGCCATGACGATGATATCGGGGATGCAGCCCCATTGCTCGATTCCCCACATCTTGTCGCCGGTGCGCCCGAATCCGGTTTGCACTTCGTCGGAAATGCAAATGCCCCCATACCTGCGGACGATATCGTAGGCAATTTTGAAATATTCCTTAGGTGGGCAGACCACGCCCCCGAAACCCTGGATCGGCTCGGCTATGAATGCCGCAATGTGGCCGGAGGTGCTGTATTTAATGATCTCCTCGACCTGCCGGGCGCACACGAGATCGCACGCGGGGTAGGTGAGGTGGTAGGGGCACCGGTAGCAGTAGCCGGCGGGGACATGCGAGACGCCGAAGACGTAGGGGAGGCTGTGGCGCCAGGCGGACTGCCCCGTGAGGCTCATGGCCATGAGCGTCCTGCCGTGGAATGAGTGGCGCAGGGCGAGGAATTCCTGGTTGCCGGTGTAATTCTTTGCCAGGAGCGCCGAGAGCTCGTTGGCCTCACAGCCGCTGTTGGTGAAAAAACTAACCTTGAGCTCACCCGGCATGACGCTCGCGAGCTTCTGCGCGTAGCGGACGATGACGGGATGGTAGTAGAGCGTGGTCATGTGCTGGAGCGTCTGCAGCTGTTGTACCACCTTGGGGACGATATCGGGGTGGCAGTGTCCGACGCTGATGGTGACGACGGCGCTGAACGCGTCAAGGTATTTTCTGCCGCGGTCGTCATAGACGTATTGCATCTCGCCCCGCACGATGTTCAACGGCGTGCTGAAATAGGTCATCGTGCTCGGGAGGAGATACTCCTCCCTCATCTTTTTGATCTCATCAAACGTGAGCTTCTTCTCTGGCATTGCATTCCCCTTTCTATGAGATGGAACCTCGAAATCCAAACTTCAAACTTCAAAACAAACCCCAGATCCCAACTTCCGAATCCCAATCAATGACGCCCGAATTGTCATCTGCCCATAAGTCTCTTCTTTTGAATATGGAATTTTTGATTTTGGATTTGTTTGGAATTTTGAGATTTGAAGTTGGAAGTAAGCCTATTTCTTTATCCTTCCTTCGATAGCTCCCCAAGGCTCGCGCCGGACAAACCGGCCCCAGCCTGGTTCGCCGACGAATTTCCCCCCCCGCGCAACGAGGCGCCCGCGGCTGAAGGTCATCGCCGGGCAGCCGGTAAGCTTCCAGCCATCGTAGGGCGACCAGTCGCAGTTCGTCTGGAGGCGCTCAGGCCTGATCACAAACTTCTTCTTGGGGTCGAAGATGACCACGTCGGCGTCGGCGCCGATGGTGAGCGTCCCCTTGCGCGGGTAGAGGCCGTGCAGGCGGGCGGGGTTGGCGCTCACGAGCTGAACGAATCGATTGAGTGAGAAGCGCTTCTTCCCCACTCCGAACGCGTACATCAGCGGAACCATGGTCTCAACACCGGGCATCCCGTAGGGGATCTTGGTGAAATCGCCGTGCCACATGGCCTTCTGCTTCGTGGTGAAGGTGCACGTGTCGGTGGCAATGAGGGATACCTCGCCGTTGATCACGCCGCGCCAGAGGCGGTCGGCATCAGCCTTTTTCTTGATCTGGGGGCATGTGGCGTAGCAGTGGCCGTTCCTCTTCTTGAAGACCGAATCGTCCAGCAGGAGATACTGCGGGCATGTCTCAGCGTACACGCTGACGCCGCGCTCCTGGCCCGCCTTGACCGCGTCCGCGGCGGCACCCGCGGACATGTGGACGATGTAGACGCGCCCGTTCGTGACCTCTGCCCATTTGATGGCCCTCTGGACCGCCTCCTCCTCGACGAACGGCGGGCGTGAGAGCACGTGTCCCCACGCACCGAGCTTTTTGAAATCCCTGTGGTATTTCTTAATGAGGCCGTCCATCACGAAGACGCTCTCCGCATGAAGCTCGATCATCGCGCCGATCCGCGCGGTTTCTTCAAGCGCGCGGTAGAGCGTGAAATCATCTGCCATCCAGCCCTGGTCCTTGTATATCATGAACATCTTGATGGTGGGTATCCCGTAATCGATCAATTGCTCCAACTCCCGGGGGGAATTTTCGCTCCAGTCGGTGAGGCCGGCGT from Candidatus Auribacterota bacterium includes:
- the hydA gene encoding dihydropyrimidinase, producing the protein MSAIIKGGTLVTESDVFQGDLVMDKGKIVAIGHDFTPQPGTEVVDARGRYVMPGGIDAHVHFQLPFCGTVSSDDFVNGTKAAACGGVTTVIDYAIQVKGRPVMEAVKNRRAEADGRVCIDYSLHAGLTDWSENSPRELEQLIDYGIPTIKMFMIYKDQGWMADDFTLYRALEETARIGAMIELHAESVFVMDGLIKKYHRDFKKLGAWGHVLSRPPFVEEEAVQRAIKWAEVTNGRVYIVHMSAGAAADAVKAGQERGVSVYAETCPQYLLLDDSVFKKRNGHCYATCPQIKKKADADRLWRGVINGEVSLIATDTCTFTTKQKAMWHGDFTKIPYGMPGVETMVPLMYAFGVGKKRFSLNRFVQLVSANPARLHGLYPRKGTLTIGADADVVIFDPKKKFVIRPERLQTNCDWSPYDGWKLTGCPAMTFSRGRLVARGGKFVGEPGWGRFVRREPWGAIEGRIKK
- a CDS encoding nitronate monooxygenase, with translation MNYRELFRENRLCRLLGIEYPIIGGGMTWVSDASLCAAVSEAGGVGILAAGNLPPDLLREQITHARKLTRKPIGVNLVGISPNFSSHLDIALALRPDLVTLGADPNFQEHIAALLGCGIKVFPLAASVLMATLAEEAGAQAVIPEGQEAGGHISNVSTMPFIPQVVDAVTIPVIAAGGIGDGRGMAAAFALGAEGIQIGTALIVADECGVHENYKQAVLNAEDRSTAVTGISIGKPVRALRNKLTRQLRKMEDEGVPWTEIELLAAGKLREAAQEGNVREGSVMMGQVAGLIKKKAPAKEIIENILTGFAQTIKTLDSKYI
- a CDS encoding tetratricopeptide repeat protein, producing the protein MLRPFYGIIKKEKAKGGVPMCRSIVLRCAAAYLFCARPILDASGPISAPSGMMVLYGGAATIAKNEAGPGELHLIDFFSRRPERGRHSGTHPRGGGERDQIGGQMSPGRAGATENLIQQGTSSPRQHDQCAAWQQAPLDSARETQDDALDEARALEAKGLDEEALLIVSSLIVDNDEFVEAYLERAKIYLNRNMFDLAARDYREAISCSASSVEAHYGLGITCEKWAERLEASGDSPRAYEKYREAIIEYKKTLWYSRGYAPAYYGLGCAYSRLGMREDALYYFKRAMESAERGSDLARRARHNVQLLGGY
- a CDS encoding WG repeat-containing protein, which gives rise to MRRAFLPFLLCICACIDCKPAKSEDGDEKEEHTAQEPSTEFLSKTYKDIKRVKIGNKYGFVNEKGETVIEPKFGWVSLFYDGLAKACVDCKVVEIQVKGRQRWQDFKVESAPGAWGYIDRSGKFVIPPKFDSIRYFSDGFAAVKIGDKWGFIDKSGSFIVKPKFDDARLFFRGFAIVKIGDKKGFINESGDSIVKPQFDDARFFSEGFAAVKLGDKWGFVDKSGNCIVKPQYDYCRHFSEGMAAVRIGKAGSLRVGNDRWGYIDRTGQCVIKPQFKEAGFFSTGLAPVFCVGKYKWGYIDKQGKVIIEPRFDRADIFVPKTGYARVKIDGRYWYIDKKGSLIKEAEPPRRQCQLKL
- the rplC gene encoding 50S ribosomal protein L3; the encoded protein is MRNYTMGLLGKKLGMTQIFTDDGKVVPVTVVQAGPCAVVQVKTGDTANYSAIQLGFDEGKAASFTKPLKGHFAKAKTAAFKLLREIRLPSDEIKNFSAGQVIGADIFDAGDFIDVSGTSKGKGFAGVIKRHHFSGFPGSHGTHECFRHGGSVGQHTFPGRIFKGLGMPGHLGAARSTVQNLQVARVIKDKNLLLIRGAVPGASGGYLVIRKAIKKKPKAAGKKGGY
- a CDS encoding aspartate aminotransferase family protein, translating into MPEKKLTFDEIKKMREEYLLPSTMTYFSTPLNIVRGEMQYVYDDRGRKYLDAFSAVVTISVGHCHPDIVPKVVQQLQTLQHMTTLYYHPVIVRYAQKLASVMPGELKVSFFTNSGCEANELSALLAKNYTGNQEFLALRHSFHGRTLMAMSLTGQSAWRHSLPYVFGVSHVPAGYCYRCPYHLTYPACDLVCARQVEEIIKYSTSGHIAAFIAEPIQGFGGVVCPPKEYFKIAYDIVRRYGGICISDEVQTGFGRTGDKMWGIEQWGCIPDIIVMAKGIGNGVPLGAVTTTRKIAESMRGKVHFNTYGGNPVSMTQGLGVLEVLEKYNYAHNAKVMGDTLMGGLKELQDKHPMIGDVRGMGLMLGIELVKDRTTKEPAAKETLHLMDLCKDMGLLVGKGAMAGNVIRIKPPLCIDGGDVDFILKTLDTCLGTVEKGM